The region GCCCCGGCCACCGCACGACCAGGAGGAGAGCCGATGAGCGACCTGACCGAGATCTGGGTCGTGGCGATCGGCAGCGGCCTCGTCGTCGGGCTCCTCGGCCTGCTCGTCGGCTGGGCGCTGCGCCACCGGTCGCTGCGCTGGCAGCTCGCCCTCGTCGCCGTGGTCACCACGCTGACCGTCCTCCTCGGGGTGCAGGCGATCTCGCGGCGGATGCTGATCTCGTCCCACGACCGCTCGGTGGTGCTGATCGTCACCAGTGCCGCCGCCGTGGTGTCCCTCGTCGCCGCGATGGTCCTCTCCACGGCGCTCGTACGGTGGTCGCGGTCGCTGCGCGAGGACGTACGACGGGTCGGTGCGGGTGGCGCGGTCGCTGCCGAGCGACGCGGCCCGGCCGAGTTCCAGGAGCTGTCGGCCGAGCTGTCGGCGGCGCACGAGAAGCTCGCCGCGGCGCGCGAGCGCGAGCATCGGCTCGAGGAGTCCCGACGCGAGCTGGTGTCGTGGGTCTCCCACGACCTGCGCACCCCGCTCGCCGGGATCCGGGTGATGGCCGAGGCGCTGGAGGACTCGATCGCCACCGACCCGGCGCGCTACCACCGTCAGATCCGCGGCGAGGTCGACCGGATGGTGACCATGGTCGACGACCTCTTCGAGCTGTCCCGCATCCATGCCGGCCAGCTCGTCGTAGAAACGCAGCCGGTCGTGCTCGGCGACCTCGTCAGCGAGGCCCTCGCGGCCGCCGACCCCGTCGCCCGCGCACGACGGGTCACCCTCGGGGGCGAGGTCACCCACGGCCTGCAGGTCGCCGCCGACCCCGCCGGCCTCTCCCGGGTGCTGGCCAACCTCATCGTCAACGGCATCCGCCACACCCCGGCCGACGGGACCGTGCACGTGAGCGCCGCGCCCGTGGACGGCGGGGTCGAGCTCGTGGTGACCGACGGGTGCAGCGGGATCCCCGACGAGTCGCGCGACCGGATCTTCGACGTCGGCTACCGCGGGACCAGCGCTCGCACACCGGAGAGCCCGCTGCAGGACGTGCACACGTCGAGGGCCGGTCTCGGGCTGGCCATCGTCAAGGGCATCGTCGAGGCGCACCACGGACAGGTGGTCGTGGAGAACGTCGGCAGCGCGGCCTCGCCCGCCCCCGGCTGCCGCTTCCGCGTGGTGCTGCCCGCGGGCTGACGGGAGGTCGGGCGCCGGCCGCGGTCAGCCGAGCGGCGCGGTCAGCTCGACGTTGATGTCGTCAGGGTCCTGGAAGGACAGGATCGCCATCCCGGCGTCCGTGAGGTCGATGATCTCGCCGTGCTCGATGCCGGCGTCGGTGAGAGCGGCCAGGGCCGCCTCGAGGGCGTCGCGGGACTCCACGGCGAAGCTGATGTGGTCGAGCCCGGTCGCGTCGGGGTCGAAGCCCTCGGCGCCGACCGGTCGCAGGCCGAACAGGGTGCCCTGCGGGGTCTGGTAGACCGTGCCGCCGTAGAACTCCTCGGCGGAGTCACGGACACCCGGCTCGTCGACGCGGTCGGAGCTGTCGACCGCGGTCGGCCATCCGAAGAGCCGGTCGTAGAAGTCCTTCGAGCGCGCGATGTCGGTGACGGTGAGCCGGACGTGGGCGAAGCCGCTGCTGGTGATGAGTGCCATACGACCTGTCTACCCGCCACCCGAAGGGGCGTGCCCGCGCGCCTCGGCCCGGTCGGCCGGCTCCTCCGGGGCCGAGGCGCCCCGGGTCGTGACCAGCAGCAGCACGACGCCCACGACGGCCGCGACGAGCGAGGCCAGCAGGATCGCGATCTTCGCCTCCTCCGTCAGCAGGTCCGCGCCCGGGAAGGAGAGCCCGGCGATGAAGATCGAGACGGTAAAGCCGATCCCGCCGACCGCGCCGAGGCCGACCAGCATCGGCCACGAGGTCCCGTCGGGCAGCCGGCCCAGCCCCAGGCGTACGGCCAGGAACGACGCCAGGAAGATGCCGACCGGCTTGCCGACCACCAGCCCCAGCACGATGCCCACGCCGACGGGCTCGGTGAAGACCTTGTCGATCGCGCCGAGCTCGACGCCGGCGTTGGCGAGGGCGAAGACCGGGAGCACGACGTACGCCGACACCGGGTGCAGGCTGCTCTGCAGCCGCTCAACGACGGAGACCGACTCGCGCAGCAGGAAGCGCAACCGGTGCAGCTCGTCGGCGTCGAGCTCGTTGTCGCTCAGCGCGTCGACGGCGTACCCCCGGGCGACGTCCTCCTTGAGGAGCGCCGTCGCCGGGGCGAGCAGGCCGATCGCGACGCCGGCCAGCGTGGCGTGCACGCCGGACTCGAGCAGGGCGAACCAGACACCGACGCCGAGGAGCAGGTAGACGACCGTCGACCAGACCCGCAGCAGCCGCGCGAGCACCATCACCCCGAGCAGCCCGAGCGCGATTGCGAGCCACACCAGCGACAGGTCGGCGGTGTAGAAGACCGCGATCACCAGGATCGCGCCGATGTCGTCGACGATCGCGAGGGTCAGCAGGAAGAGTCGCGCGGCCGACGGGATCCGGCGTCCCAGGATGCCCAGCACCCCGACCGCGAAGGCGATGTCCGTCGCCATCGGGATCCCCCACCCGGCGTTGCCGTCACTGCCAGGGGGGTTGAGGGCGAGGTAGATGCCGGCGGGCACGACCATCCCGCCGACCGCGGCGACGATCGGCAGCGCGGCGGTCTTCGGGTCGCGCAGGTCGCCGTTGACCAGCTCGTACTTGATCTCGAGCCCCACGACGAAGAAGAAGACCACCATCAGCGCGTCGTTGACCCAGTGCTGGAGCGACTCGTCGAGGTGGAGCGGCCCCAGGTCGAGCACCAGGTGCGTGTGCCAGAGGGAGTCGTACGACGCCGCCCACGGGCTGTTCGCCCACACGAGTGCGACGGCCGCGGCGAGGAGCAGCAGCAGCGAGCCGGCGGCCTCGACCCGGAGGAACTCGCGCACCGGTCGGGCCACGAGCCGGGCCAGCGGCCGGTCGCTCGCGCTGTAGACGGGACCGGCCTCCCAGAGCTCGTCGAGCTCGCGGGGGTCGGGGGTGCCGGGACTGGAGGCCATGCAGGGCCACCTTTCGGGGTGGTCGTTCGGACATCACCGCGGCGTGGCACCACGGGCCGACCAGACTTCCCGGCTCACCTGGACCCCAGTCTAGACGCGGCCCGTTGGTAGGGTCACGACGTCACCACACCGGCGTACCTAAGGACACCTCCGCACATGGCACACGCACCGATCAAGGACGACGATCCGACGCTCGGCAAGCTCGTCATGGACGCGCAGCGCGACATCTCCTCGCTCATCTCGAAGGAGATCCAGCTCGCCAAGTCGGAGCTGAAGGTCAGCGTCCAGCACGGTGGGCTCGGCATCGGCCTCTTCGCCGGCGCGGCCTTCCTCCTGCTGCTCGCGATCATCATGCTGTCGGTGTCGATCGCCTACTTCATCCACTGGGCGGGCCTGGGCCTCCACTGGGCGTTCCTGATCGTGTTCGGCCTCTACGTCCTGCTCGCCGCGATCCTCGGCCTCGTCGGCGTGAAGCAGGTCAAGCAGGTCAAGGCGCCCGAGCGCGCGATCAAGCAGGGCAAGCAGATCCCGAACGCCCTCAAGGGCAAGGGCTGACGCTCGTCCCGCTCCGGGCGGTGAGCCACCCACATTCCGGAGCTCGCGAACGTGGCTGACGCACCGCCCGCGCAGGACATGCTCGCGACTCGCCGGCGAGCGGTGTCGCAGCCACATTCGTGACGCCGAGAACGTGGCTCACGCACCGCCCGGACCGCGGGGTACGACGGCTCAGCGCACGCAGGTGCCGGTGTCGACCGGCGAGGTGCGCGAGATCCCGGCCTCGGCGGACTCCGCGACCTGGTCGGCGGTGAGCGCGTACCCGGTGTCCTGGTCGCTGACCGAGGCGGCGAAGACCAGGCCGGCGACCTCGCCGGCAGAGGTGACGATCGGGCCGCCGGAGTTGCCGGGGCGGATCAGCGCGCGGAGCGAGAAGACCTGCCGGATCACGGTGCCCTCGCCGTAGATGTCGGGCGAACGCAGTCGCTGCTCGGCCCGGACGCGGCCGGTCTCGACGTCGTACGGCCCGTCCTCGGGGTAGCCGAGTACGGCGATCGGGTCGCGGGGCTCCACCTCGGTGTCGAACGCCAGCGACGGGACGCCCGCGTCGGCCACGGACAGGACGGCGATGTCGAGGTCGGGGTCGTAGAGCACGACCGACGCGACCACGCTCGAGCCGTTGACCTCGACCTCGGGCCGGGTGACGCCGGCGACGACGTGGGCGTTGGTCATGAGTCGGCCGGGCGCGTAGAAGAAGCCGGTGCCCTCGACGCCGCTCCCGCAGCCGTTGGCGCCCCGGACCTTGACCACGCTCGCCTCGGCGGCGACCACGTCGGGGTCGGTGAGCATCCGCGGGTCACCGGGCTTCACCGCGACGATGCGCTCGGGCGCGAACGGCTCGAGGTAGCGCGGGAAGAAGGTCGTACCGACGACGTTGTTGAAGGCCTGCAGCACCTTGCTCGAGTCGGTCGGCAGCGTCTGGTCGACCTTCGCCAGGATCGTGGAGTCGCGCACCAGGGGCGTGATCGCACCGATGCGCGTGCCGGAGACGGCCACGCCGAGCGCCCACGCGACGAGGAGCACCGCGACCGCGCTCAGCGCGGCGCCGCCGACCGCGTCGACCGCTCGCACCGGCTGCCAGGTGATCCGGTCGCGGATCCGGGTGCCGGCGAACTGCAGCACCGCCTGCCCGAGCGAGGCGGCGATGATGACGATGAAGAGCGCGCCCAGCGAGACCCACAGCGAGGGCGCCGCGTCACCGAGCGCGAGGGGCGCGGCCCAGATCCCGAGCATGCCGCCGAGCAGGAGGCCGGCCGTGGCGCAGGCACCGGTGATGAATCCCTGCCAGTAGCCGGAGAGCGCATAGATCCCCACGAGCGCGACGAGGCACCAGTCGAGGACGTTCATGGAGCTCACTCCTCGAGATCGGTGTTCGGCGCGACCTGTCGCGCGTTCTGGGGGACACCTTGCAGCATGTGGTCGGGCAGGTCACGCACCCGCGCCCGGTCCCAGTCCTCGGCCCAGCCCAGGTAGGAGAACAGCCGGGCGATGATGCCGGCGGTGAAGCCCCAGAGGATCACGTCACGGTCGGGGCCGATCAGGAAGCCCGGCCCGAGCCAGCCGCTGGGGTGGCGGACCTGGATCCGGTTGTCGGGGTCGAGCAGGTCGGCGATCGCGACGTGGTGGATCTCGTGCACCTCGGCCGGGCTGGCGATGTGCACGTCGCCGCGGTCGCGCCAGTAGCCCAGGACCGGGGTGACGGCGTTGTTGCTCGGCGGCAGCCAGAGCTCGGGGAGCTCCCCGAAGACCTCCACCTCGGCCGGGTCGAGCCCGATCTCCTCCCACGCCTCGCGCAGCGCCGCCTCGACCGCGGTCTCCCCCGGGTCGAGCGAGCCGCCCGGGAACGACACCTGGCCGGGGTGCGAGCGCATGTGGTGGTTGCGCTCGGTGAGGACCAGCTCGCCCCGGTGGGCGAGGTCGTCGGGTCCGGCGACGTCGCCGTCCCGGTCGGCGAAGACCATGAGCACCGCGCTGCGCCGGGGGTCGGCGTCCGCGGGCGGCATGAACCGGGTCAGCTCGTGCACGGTGATCGTCGACGACGCCTCGACCACGGGCGCGAGCCAGCCGGGGAGGGTCACAGAATGATCCCGAGGTTGTCGGCGACCAGCTGCTTGAGCTCGTCCATCGACTCCACGCCACCGGAGGTCTGGGAGACGACCGTGCCGTCGGCGTCGACGAAGACGAACGCCGGCAGGCCGCGGCGGCCGATCGCGAAGGCCTGCTCGACCATCAGCTCCCCGCCGGGGTCGGCGATCGCGGGGTAGGTGGCGCCCGTGCTCTCGGCCAGCGCCAGCGCGCGTGCGGGGTGGACGTCGTTGAAGTCGATGCCGATGACGGCGACCTGGTCGGCGTACTGCTGGTGGAACTCCTCCAGGACCGGCATCTCCTTCTCGCACGGAGCGCAGTTGGCCTGCCAGAGGTTGATCATCAGCGGTCCGCGGAGCGAGGAGAGGTCGACGTCGGGCCCGCCGCCGAGGCAGGGCAGCGTCATCTCCGGCAGGCCGCCGTCCACCGGGTCACCGGTGCCGGGCACGCAGTCCTCGATCCCGGCGCGGGCCTTCTGCTCGCGCAGCGCGGGCGTGTCGACCTCGACGTCGGGAGGGCGTACGTCGATGCTGCCGCCGCTCATCGACGACCAGGTGAGCCAACCGACGCCGAGGCAGGCCAGGACCGCCACCGCGAGGAGGAGCTTCCTCATGCGGGGCCTTGCGTGGTCACGAGCTTCTCGGCCTCGATCGGGTCGGTCGGGCCGACGCCGAAGGACGGGCACAGCCGTGCCACCGGGCACGCGCCGCAGGCGGGCTTCTTGGCGTGGCAGCGCCGCCGGCCGTGCCAGATCAGGTGGTGCGACAGCATGGTCCAGTCGCGCGGCGCGAAGAGCGCACCGATCGCGTGCTCGACCTTGACCGGGTCGGTCTCCTCGGTCCAGCCCATGCGGCGGACAAGCCGGCCGAAGTGGGTGTCGACGGTGATGCCGGGCTTGCCGAACGCGTTGCCCAGGACGACGTTGGCGGTCTTGCGGCCGACACCTGGGAGCTTCACCAGGTCGTCGAGCCTTGCCGGCACCTCGCCGCCGAAGTCCTCGACGAGCGCCTGGCTGAGCTTGAGGAGCGAGTCGGTCTTCTGCCGGAAGAACCCGAGCGGCCCGAGCAGCTGCTCCATGTGCTCGCGCGGGGCGGCGGCCATCGCCTCGGGCGTCGGGTAGGCCGCGATGAGGGCCGGGCTGGCGGCGTTGACCCGCCGGTCGGTGGTCTGCGCCGAGATCACCGTGACGACGAGGCACTCGAAGGCGTTGGCGAAGTCGAGCTCGGCCCGGGCGTCGGGGTAGGTCTCGGCGAGGATCCGGTCGATCTTGCGCGCGCGTCGCACGAGGGCGGTGTCGGGCTTGGGGATCTCGACCTTCACGGCCTTCTTGGCAGTCGGGGAGGGCGGCACCCGCCCAGCCTACGGTCCGGCTCCGACACCGGCTCAGCCCGCGGCACACGGAGGTTCAGTGGGCAGATTCACGCCTGTGAGGCAGCACACGGCTAGGATCGTGCCGATCCCGACCGCACCGCATGGGACGCACTCGACTTGGAGGAACAACGTGGACAACGACGTGCTCCGGCAGGCACCGCTGTTCAGCTCGCTCGACGACGAGGCAGCGACCGCGCTGGGCAACTCGATGGCCGAGACGACGCTGCGGCGTGGTGACGTCCTGTTCCACGAGGGCGACTCGGGCGACAAGCTCTACATCGTCACCGAGGGCAAGGTGAAGCTCGGCCGCTCCTCCTCCGACGGCCGGGAGAACCTCCTCGCGATCATGGGCCCCG is a window of Nocardioides oleivorans DNA encoding:
- a CDS encoding sensor histidine kinase; this encodes MSDLTEIWVVAIGSGLVVGLLGLLVGWALRHRSLRWQLALVAVVTTLTVLLGVQAISRRMLISSHDRSVVLIVTSAAAVVSLVAAMVLSTALVRWSRSLREDVRRVGAGGAVAAERRGPAEFQELSAELSAAHEKLAAAREREHRLEESRRELVSWVSHDLRTPLAGIRVMAEALEDSIATDPARYHRQIRGEVDRMVTMVDDLFELSRIHAGQLVVETQPVVLGDLVSEALAAADPVARARRVTLGGEVTHGLQVAADPAGLSRVLANLIVNGIRHTPADGTVHVSAAPVDGGVELVVTDGCSGIPDESRDRIFDVGYRGTSARTPESPLQDVHTSRAGLGLAIVKGIVEAHHGQVVVENVGSAASPAPGCRFRVVLPAG
- a CDS encoding VOC family protein, which translates into the protein MALITSSGFAHVRLTVTDIARSKDFYDRLFGWPTAVDSSDRVDEPGVRDSAEEFYGGTVYQTPQGTLFGLRPVGAEGFDPDATGLDHISFAVESRDALEAALAALTDAGIEHGEIIDLTDAGMAILSFQDPDDINVELTAPLG
- the nhaA gene encoding Na+/H+ antiporter NhaA, with amino-acid sequence MASSPGTPDPRELDELWEAGPVYSASDRPLARLVARPVREFLRVEAAGSLLLLLAAAVALVWANSPWAASYDSLWHTHLVLDLGPLHLDESLQHWVNDALMVVFFFVVGLEIKYELVNGDLRDPKTAALPIVAAVGGMVVPAGIYLALNPPGSDGNAGWGIPMATDIAFAVGVLGILGRRIPSAARLFLLTLAIVDDIGAILVIAVFYTADLSLVWLAIALGLLGVMVLARLLRVWSTVVYLLLGVGVWFALLESGVHATLAGVAIGLLAPATALLKEDVARGYAVDALSDNELDADELHRLRFLLRESVSVVERLQSSLHPVSAYVVLPVFALANAGVELGAIDKVFTEPVGVGIVLGLVVGKPVGIFLASFLAVRLGLGRLPDGTSWPMLVGLGAVGGIGFTVSIFIAGLSFPGADLLTEEAKIAILLASLVAAVVGVVLLLVTTRGASAPEEPADRAEARGHAPSGGG
- a CDS encoding phage holin family protein yields the protein MAHAPIKDDDPTLGKLVMDAQRDISSLISKEIQLAKSELKVSVQHGGLGIGLFAGAAFLLLLAIIMLSVSIAYFIHWAGLGLHWAFLIVFGLYVLLAAILGLVGVKQVKQVKAPERAIKQGKQIPNALKGKG
- a CDS encoding MarP family serine protease yields the protein MNVLDWCLVALVGIYALSGYWQGFITGACATAGLLLGGMLGIWAAPLALGDAAPSLWVSLGALFIVIIAASLGQAVLQFAGTRIRDRITWQPVRAVDAVGGAALSAVAVLLVAWALGVAVSGTRIGAITPLVRDSTILAKVDQTLPTDSSKVLQAFNNVVGTTFFPRYLEPFAPERIVAVKPGDPRMLTDPDVVAAEASVVKVRGANGCGSGVEGTGFFYAPGRLMTNAHVVAGVTRPEVEVNGSSVVASVVLYDPDLDIAVLSVADAGVPSLAFDTEVEPRDPIAVLGYPEDGPYDVETGRVRAEQRLRSPDIYGEGTVIRQVFSLRALIRPGNSGGPIVTSAGEVAGLVFAASVSDQDTGYALTADQVAESAEAGISRTSPVDTGTCVR
- a CDS encoding NUDIX hydrolase produces the protein MTLPGWLAPVVEASSTITVHELTRFMPPADADPRRSAVLMVFADRDGDVAGPDDLAHRGELVLTERNHHMRSHPGQVSFPGGSLDPGETAVEAALREAWEEIGLDPAEVEVFGELPELWLPPSNNAVTPVLGYWRDRGDVHIASPAEVHEIHHVAIADLLDPDNRIQVRHPSGWLGPGFLIGPDRDVILWGFTAGIIARLFSYLGWAEDWDRARVRDLPDHMLQGVPQNARQVAPNTDLEE
- a CDS encoding TlpA family protein disulfide reductase, producing the protein MRKLLLAVAVLACLGVGWLTWSSMSGGSIDVRPPDVEVDTPALREQKARAGIEDCVPGTGDPVDGGLPEMTLPCLGGGPDVDLSSLRGPLMINLWQANCAPCEKEMPVLEEFHQQYADQVAVIGIDFNDVHPARALALAESTGATYPAIADPGGELMVEQAFAIGRRGLPAFVFVDADGTVVSQTSGGVESMDELKQLVADNLGIIL
- the nth gene encoding endonuclease III — its product is MPPSPTAKKAVKVEIPKPDTALVRRARKIDRILAETYPDARAELDFANAFECLVVTVISAQTTDRRVNAASPALIAAYPTPEAMAAAPREHMEQLLGPLGFFRQKTDSLLKLSQALVEDFGGEVPARLDDLVKLPGVGRKTANVVLGNAFGKPGITVDTHFGRLVRRMGWTEETDPVKVEHAIGALFAPRDWTMLSHHLIWHGRRRCHAKKPACGACPVARLCPSFGVGPTDPIEAEKLVTTQGPA